A segment of the Mus pahari unplaced genomic scaffold, PAHARI_EIJ_v1.1 scaffold_13653_1, whole genome shotgun sequence genome:
GAATCTCTGTGTCCTTCTAGTAGTTGTGTCCTGGGCCTTATCCTCTGCAAATTCCCTTGCACACACCCTTCTTTTGGCTCGCCTATctcactttaaaaacaataacatctCCCACTATTTCTGTGACCTCTCTACCTTGCTGAAGCTGTCTAGCTCAGACACTATCATCAATGAACTGGTCATTCTTGTTTTAGGTAATATGGTCATTAGCCTGCCATTCATATGCATTATTGTTTCTTATGGCTGCATTGGAGTCACCATTCTGAAAGTTCCCTCCATCAAGGGAATCTGCAAAGCCTTGTCTACATGTGGCTCTCATCTCTGTGTGGTTTCCTTGTACTATGGAGCCATCATTGGACTGTATTGTGTCCCCTCATCTAATAACATTAATGAGAATAATGCCATTGTGTCTGTGATTTATACTGTGGTCACACCCATGTTGAATCCCTTTATTTATAGTTTGAGGAATCGGGATATGAAGGGAGCGCTGAGAAATATCCTCAGCGGGAAAAAATAATGCATCTTCTGCTTCCCTTTTGCTGCCTAGGACTCCTCCTTGATAAGCACTTCTCTCTGAATGGCcatcttaaagatattttattctgAACTTCTCACATAGATCTTGGATGTTACACTTACCTTATTTCCTGATCTTGATAATATCAAGAAACAGGTCaccaacacatatatacatatatcctttctgtatttctctttgcACATGATATCTTttccaaaaagttttaaaattcaatgtaaaACTCTCCTTTTCATTTGGAAAGTTTGTAACTTTTGTtgcaaaagctttttttttccttttctatctcaaaaaaatttttagatagggttattttcatttaaaaattttttgacaGGCAATGATTCTCTATGTAGATCTAGATGTTATAGAATTTGATATGTAGACCGATTTTGCCTTGATCCAGTAGAGATCAGCCTACTGAGTGTTGAGAATATAGTCATGAACCACTATGCAGAGCTTGAtcatattttttgtatttaatccagcaatattttgaattttcagcTGATAGTAAGCTTAAATAGATACTGTATCTCAGACATACCACCAATGAACTGGTTATGTTTACTGCAGAGTAGAGTTCATTAAACTCACATTGATGTCTTCTGGCTTCTTATGTACACATTGCAGTCACCATTCTGAGACCTCCATCCATGCATGGAATTTTCCAGCTTCTTGTTTGTAAtacacttttcattttattggcACATGAAGATGTACATTTTTATAAGAAGAGATGTtctgatacatatatatgttgtgtAGTGTGTCTTACATAATGAATGGGACTATCTCCTAAATGTTTGACATATTTTGTGGTATAAGCACTCAGAGTTTGTTCCTGTGCCACTTTTGTATTTTGCACTCCATTACCATCACCCCTTGTCCTTCTATTACGAAGGCAACACTATAGTTCTCTCCTTTGCTCAAGTTTCATGTACACTACcagcttttccttctttccacatAGTTTGCTCATAATTTTGTAATTTGCTTTTCATTGCTTAATTTTTTGCTATATTTTTAGATTGATTAATATTAACTATGCAGTTACCTTCCTTTTTACTCAAACATCAGTGGTCCATTGATATAAGGTAGACAATATGGGTACAGGTTCTAGGTGATGAAAAGAGCTTTGCAAACCTCTTTGTTGAAGGAGATCAAATTTATGTAAAGTGTAAAAGTgggaaaatattgttttatatggTGCTGTAATTATGTGGAATCAGTCTGTTCTTTAAAGGGGTTGGTTGCCCAAGTGTATGGGCTGGTAGAAGTAATGTAAATACaatatttgtatgaaaatatgaaacagtTATACTAGAAAATGTAATCCAACTCTACGGTGTTCTAAAATGATATGGGCTCCATATTTAATTGCATAAATACATTGACCTCTATTTCCATCAGAAATGTtgaacctgtgattttttttcttggaaaacctCCATGACAAACATATTTATCTTCATTGATGTTAGCCAATTACTCTGacacatatttttatatctaGTGATTATAATGAAGAAAGAGATTCAAGTAGAGATATCTTAGTGTTCTGCTGCTACACTAGCAATTTTAAAAGATGTGCTTCTCAGAGTATTGTATGTGAAGTTGGGTCCTTAGACTAGTGTACCACTTGGACACTTCTGAATTTTGAGCCATTATCTTGTTACTGAAATATGAATTCCTACTTGTAAAAACGGAGATAActtctaagaaaaataatatactcATAGCAAtcacaattaaaatatatgtacatataattttgtatcatgtatactttatattatatactatatatcatatatatttatttatgtgacatTTTTATGAAtcctattaaaatattcatttaaaaatcactatCTTAAATGATGGAAACAAATAATATAAGTGCTAAAGTTCCTATGGTCCTTTGTTAGTTATATCTTCTTTACTCTTAGAGATAAAGTTTTAACTGTTTCTTCCTAATTAATGTATAGTAATGATGTgaaatgatgaattttttttgtttatttgtttttgagtcagggtcttaccATGTGGACTTGCACACAGGTATGGAAAGCCATGAATACCACAACCACTGAGAATAGGCTGAATCTATTTCATAGAGATCCTGTGGATCATGTAGTTCAtggagaccaggctagtcttTCTTTCAttgagatttgcttgcctctgtctcctgagagctaggattaaagacatccACCATCATGCCTGTCTCAAAGTGATGAGTTTTAAGTTATCTTTGCAATGTATATAATGTGGTTTAAGGACAGTGACTTCCTGTGTTAAACTCTCTTCCATTTACTCACCATACTCCTATAtatcctctttttcctctcatgAACCCCCTATTTCTCAAAATTCTATATGACAGAAAATTTGTGAAGCTTGTATTTTGATATCTGGGCCATCTAACACAGTAATCATCAATTCAATCCATTTCCTATTGCCCTGACCCTTGGGACAGTCAAACAGGGTATAAGGAATCACCTGTAGAGAAAATGGGGGGCAAGAAACACATATaatggacagcaagtctgattgatcaagctgacacattttattttttccaagctTATTTTATacccatagaagcaggatatggtGAAGGGGATGATGCAGAATCACTTTGTTTCTACGGGAACACACAGTTCCCCAAAGCAGGATACTGGCTAGGTAgtaagttcagcaggaggaacagagcacagtgggttgctaggtacctgtccacaagatatATAGCTATTTGTACTTAACTGGGGATAGTACTTTCCTACAGAGGCCTCAACTtatcccacagaaatctcaactaagctagtacttttccactaagaccaatactttgtaagtaagcactcaTGGCTCACAAGGCAGTTAACATCCAAACAGGGTTGCTCCCAACATCTTATAAGCGACAtcaattcctttttttaaatggatttttaaaattttatatttcaaatattttcccctttttaGGTCTCCACTTTGGAAACCCTCTGTATGATCCtccctgcctttatgagggtgttccctcatgcACACACCAACACCCTTCTTcttgccttggcattcccctacattggggcctctcctcccactgatggaacaaaaccatcctctgccacatatgtggctggatcCATGGGTACCTCCGTgagtactctttggctggtgatcCAGTTCCCGGAAGTTCCTATTGGGggaggtctggccagttgacattgTTCCTACCTCCATGAGATTGCAatacccctcagctccttcagtcccttctcccacACCTCCATCAGGGACCCAGAGCTCAGTCCAGAGGTTGGCTGAAAGCCTCTCTATTATTCAGGCTCTAGCAGAACCtctcaagagtctctcctccTATCAGGCTCTCTCATAAGCAAgcacttctcagcatccacaatagtgtatggggtttggtggctgtatatgagatggctaatatccacttatcagtgagtacatacagtgggtgttctttatttttttattagatattttctttatttacatttcaaatgctatcctgaaagttccctataccctcctgccacccctgctcccctacccaccaactcctatttcttggccctggtattcccctgtgctgggtcatatgaagtttgcaagaccaaggagcctctcttcccaatgatggctgaataggccatcttctgctacatatgcagctagagacatgagctcagt
Coding sequences within it:
- the LOC110315379 gene encoding olfactory receptor 50-like, yielding MDNESTVTEFILLGLPIRAEDQAVYSALFFAMYLTTVLGNLLIILLIRLDSHLHTPMYFFLSHLAFTDISFSTVTVPKMLVNMLTQSQSISYAGCISQVYFFTVFASIDSFLLTSMAYDRYVAICHPLHYITIMNQNLCVLLVVVSWALSSANSLAHTLLLARLSHFKNNNISHYFCDLSTLLKLSSSDTIINELVILVLGNMVISLPFICIIVSYGCIGVTILKVPSIKGICKALSTCGSHLCVVSLYYGAIIGLYCVPSSNNINENNAIVSVIYTVVTPMLNPFIYSLRNRDMKGALRNILSGKK